Proteins encoded by one window of Bacteroidales bacterium:
- a CDS encoding amidotransferase, protein MRIHYLQHDAFEDLSSIGEWAQQKGHVLSYSRMDLLDALPANDTFDWLIVMGGKMGVYETQQYPWLGEEINFISQAIDSGKTVMGICLGAQLVAAALGAGVYLNDQPEIGFYPVKFNEKASKDNIFRLFGEERIVLHIHNDTFDLPEDAVLMASSAATVNQAFKYKDHVYALQFHFEVNTERVDRFILESMQALPEGKWIQSNHKVKELTKVCHENNFILWQILDALELQSTHK, encoded by the coding sequence ATGAGAATCCATTATCTTCAGCATGACGCCTTCGAGGACCTTTCCTCCATAGGAGAATGGGCTCAGCAAAAGGGACATGTTTTGAGTTATTCCAGGATGGATCTTTTGGATGCCCTGCCTGCAAATGATACTTTTGATTGGCTCATAGTTATGGGCGGGAAAATGGGGGTTTATGAAACACAACAATACCCCTGGCTTGGTGAGGAAATCAATTTTATCAGTCAAGCCATTGATTCAGGAAAAACTGTAATGGGAATTTGCCTGGGTGCCCAGTTAGTAGCAGCAGCTTTAGGTGCCGGTGTTTATCTTAATGATCAGCCTGAAATAGGTTTTTACCCGGTAAAATTTAATGAAAAAGCCAGTAAAGACAATATATTCAGATTGTTTGGAGAAGAACGGATTGTACTTCATATCCATAATGACACCTTTGACCTGCCGGAAGATGCAGTATTAATGGCAAGTTCAGCAGCTACAGTAAATCAGGCCTTCAAGTATAAGGATCATGTATATGCGCTTCAATTCCATTTTGAAGTCAATACTGAAAGGGTGGATCGTTTCATCCTTGAATCGATGCAGGCTTTACCGGAAGGAAAATGGATTCAATCCAACCATAAAGTTAAGGAACTAACAAAAGTATGTCATGAAAATAACTTCATTCTCTGGCAAATCTTAGATGCGCTTGAATTGCAGTCGACCCACAAATAG
- a CDS encoding pyruvate, phosphate dikinase, with product MSQKKYVYYFGGKKAEGEATMKNLLGGKGANLAEMVNLGLPVPAGLTVTTEGCTDYYENGCALPASLMPEVWEGMKKVESEMGMKYGDSENPLLMSCRSGARASMPGMMDTVLNVGLCSATIPGLIKKTNNPRFVWDSYRRLIMMYADVVMEKAEGIEPVDGKGIRKQLDDMLDTYKHKKGVKSDTDLSSDDLKALADAFKVKVKESLGKEFPDDAREQLEGGIKAVFKSWNGKKAVSYRRIEGIPDDWGTAVNVQAMVFGNMGDSSATGVAFTRNPATGENLFYGEWLVNAQGEDVVAGIRTPSPLNDDTKNEQNAHLHSMQESMAVTYVELDNIRTILEKSFKDMLDIEFTIQEGKLYMLQCRAGKRTGTAALNMAMDMLEEGLIDEKTAVMRVDPAQLDELLHPICDPAEEKKVSVIVKGLPAGPGAAVGKIVFTAEDAVAWQRKGEKVILVREETNPEDVEGMRAAEGILTARGGMTSHAALVARGWGKCCIVGAGKLHVDVSTKQAKIEGSDIILKEGDILTLNGTKGHVYQNALPLMDATENPRFQTFMKIVDKYRTMGVRTNADTAVDAKNARDFGAEGIGLFRTEHMFYGKGSEQPLFLLRKMILSNGLEERVAALNELSVFVKKDIKATLLAMDTLPVTFRLLDPPLHEFVPQSAEKQAELAKALGISSEAVAKRGEGLHESNPMMGHRGVRLGITYPEVSEMQIRAIFEATVELINEGHDPHPEIMVPVTCEVGELDFTKKIVDRVYAEVCAKFSIKSIDYKYGTMIEIPRACLLADKMAMTAEFFSFGTNDLTQMTFGFSRDDIGGFMNEYLDMKILAADPFQTIDQDGVGQLIKMAVDKGRATRKDLKVGICGEQGGDPASVEFCFKAGLTYVSCSPFRVPIARLAAAQSAIKASK from the coding sequence ATGAGTCAAAAAAAGTATGTTTATTACTTTGGTGGTAAAAAAGCCGAAGGAGAGGCCACAATGAAGAACCTCTTAGGTGGTAAAGGTGCCAACCTTGCTGAAATGGTGAATCTCGGACTCCCGGTACCTGCCGGTCTTACTGTTACTACAGAAGGTTGTACCGATTATTATGAGAACGGTTGTGCTCTACCAGCTTCACTTATGCCAGAGGTTTGGGAAGGGATGAAGAAAGTTGAAAGTGAAATGGGAATGAAGTATGGTGATTCAGAGAATCCCCTGCTTATGTCATGTCGTTCAGGAGCCAGGGCTTCAATGCCTGGTATGATGGATACAGTATTGAATGTTGGGCTTTGTTCTGCAACCATTCCAGGTCTGATCAAGAAGACAAATAATCCGAGGTTTGTTTGGGATTCCTATCGTCGTTTGATCATGATGTATGCTGATGTTGTGATGGAAAAGGCTGAAGGTATCGAGCCTGTTGATGGCAAGGGTATCCGCAAGCAGCTTGATGATATGCTGGACACTTATAAGCACAAAAAAGGTGTTAAATCTGATACTGATCTAAGTTCTGATGATCTGAAAGCACTTGCTGATGCATTCAAAGTTAAGGTAAAAGAAAGTCTTGGTAAAGAATTCCCGGACGATGCAAGGGAACAACTCGAGGGTGGTATTAAAGCTGTTTTCAAAAGCTGGAATGGAAAGAAAGCTGTTTCTTATCGTCGCATTGAAGGTATTCCTGATGATTGGGGAACTGCTGTAAATGTTCAGGCAATGGTGTTTGGTAATATGGGTGATTCATCAGCAACAGGTGTTGCTTTCACCCGTAATCCAGCTACCGGTGAGAACCTGTTTTATGGTGAATGGCTTGTAAATGCCCAGGGAGAAGACGTAGTAGCAGGTATTCGTACCCCTAGTCCTCTCAATGATGACACCAAAAATGAGCAGAATGCGCATCTGCATAGCATGCAGGAATCAATGGCCGTTACTTATGTTGAACTCGACAATATTCGCACGATTCTTGAGAAGAGTTTTAAGGATATGCTTGATATTGAATTCACTATCCAGGAAGGCAAACTTTACATGTTACAATGTCGTGCAGGTAAACGTACCGGCACAGCCGCACTGAATATGGCCATGGATATGCTTGAGGAAGGACTGATCGATGAGAAGACAGCAGTTATGCGTGTAGATCCTGCACAGCTTGACGAGCTCCTCCATCCTATTTGCGATCCTGCAGAAGAGAAGAAAGTAAGTGTTATTGTGAAAGGACTACCAGCTGGTCCGGGTGCCGCTGTTGGAAAGATTGTATTTACTGCTGAAGATGCAGTAGCATGGCAACGTAAAGGTGAAAAAGTGATCCTTGTCCGTGAAGAAACCAATCCTGAAGATGTAGAAGGTATGCGTGCTGCTGAGGGTATTCTAACTGCCCGTGGTGGTATGACTTCACATGCTGCACTCGTAGCCCGTGGATGGGGAAAATGCTGCATCGTGGGTGCCGGTAAACTTCATGTAGATGTATCAACCAAGCAGGCTAAGATTGAAGGCAGTGATATTATCCTGAAAGAAGGAGATATCTTAACTCTGAACGGAACAAAAGGTCACGTATACCAGAATGCACTTCCATTAATGGATGCGACTGAGAATCCACGTTTCCAGACCTTCATGAAAATTGTTGACAAGTATCGTACAATGGGTGTCCGCACCAATGCTGATACTGCAGTCGATGCAAAGAATGCACGTGATTTTGGTGCTGAAGGGATTGGCCTTTTCCGTACAGAACATATGTTTTATGGTAAAGGATCTGAGCAGCCATTATTCCTGCTTCGCAAGATGATCCTGAGTAATGGACTTGAAGAACGCGTAGCAGCACTTAATGAACTTTCTGTTTTTGTAAAGAAAGACATCAAGGCTACACTTCTTGCCATGGACACCCTTCCTGTTACCTTCAGGTTATTGGATCCGCCATTACATGAATTTGTTCCTCAGAGTGCCGAAAAACAGGCTGAATTAGCAAAGGCACTTGGAATATCTTCGGAGGCTGTTGCCAAACGAGGAGAAGGTTTACATGAATCCAATCCAATGATGGGACATCGTGGTGTCCGCCTTGGAATCACTTATCCGGAGGTTTCTGAAATGCAGATCAGAGCAATTTTTGAAGCAACTGTTGAGCTGATCAATGAAGGTCATGATCCACATCCTGAAATCATGGTTCCTGTTACCTGCGAAGTTGGAGAACTTGATTTCACCAAGAAAATCGTGGACCGCGTTTATGCTGAAGTTTGTGCCAAATTTAGTATTAAATCCATTGATTATAAATATGGTACAATGATTGAGATTCCAAGGGCTTGCCTATTGGCTGATAAAATGGCCATGACTGCTGAATTTTTCTCCTTTGGAACCAATGACCTTACCCAGATGACCTTTGGTTTCAGCCGCGATGATATTGGTGGATTCATGAATGAGTACCTGGATATGAAAATCCTTGCAGCAGATCCTTTCCAGACCATCGACCAGGATGGAGTTGGACAGTTGATAAAAATGGCTGTAGACAAAGGACGTGCAACCCGTAAGGATCTTAAGGTTGGTATTTGTGGAGAACAGGGAGGCGATCCTGCATCTGTTGAATTCTGTTTCAAAGCAGGTTTAACCTATGTAAGTTGTTCACCTTTCAGGGTGCCAATTGCCCGTCTCGCAGCCGCTCAATCTGCTATTAAAGCCAGCAAATAA
- a CDS encoding cold shock domain-containing protein: MSTGKVKFFNQQKGFGFILDDETSKDVFVHVTGLIDKIKDDDLVTFDIVEDRRGPKAINVRLS, translated from the coding sequence ATGTCCACTGGAAAGGTTAAATTTTTCAACCAGCAAAAAGGTTTCGGTTTTATCCTGGATGATGAAACTTCAAAAGACGTATTTGTACATGTAACTGGTCTTATCGACAAAATTAAAGATGATGATCTGGTAACGTTTGATATTGTTGAAGATCGTCGTGGTCCTAAAGCAATCAATGTCAGACTGAGCTAA
- the pckA gene encoding phosphoenolpyruvate carboxykinase (ATP), whose translation MAKAINRPGVLIDIEQYGIKGIEEVYYNLSFEELFKHETDPSLIGFERGTLSTLDAINVDTGVFTGRSPKDKYIVMDSVSKDTVWWSTIGKNDNKPISPEVWNHLHDVIVSQLTGKKLYVVDAYCGANPDTRLNVRFIMEVAWQAHFVKNMFIRPSDEELAGFKPDFVVLNGSKTTNPNWKEQGLNSENFVAFNLTERMQLIGGSWYGGEMKKGIFSMMNYFLPLKGIASMHCSANMGKEGDVAIFFGLSGTGKTTLSADPKRALIGDDEHGWDDDGVFNFEGGCYAKCINLSKENEPDIYAAIRRDALLENVVLKADGTPDFADSSKTENTRVSYPIYHINNIVKPVSKGGHATKVIFLTADAFGVLPPVSILDADQTKYHFLSGFTAKLAGTERGVTSPQPTFSACFGNAFLSLHPTKYAVELVKRMEKSNAKAYLVNTGWNGTGKRISIKDTRGIIDAILDGSIDHVPTKKLSYFNLTIPTELHGVNTGVLDPKMTYAQPEEWEEKAKDLAKRFIDNFAKYTDNEEGKRLVEAGPKL comes from the coding sequence ATGGCAAAAGCTATTAATCGTCCAGGCGTACTGATTGACATTGAGCAGTATGGCATTAAAGGAATTGAAGAGGTATATTATAACCTCTCTTTTGAAGAACTATTTAAACATGAAACAGATCCGTCGCTGATTGGATTTGAGCGTGGAACTCTATCAACACTGGATGCGATAAACGTTGACACTGGTGTTTTCACCGGTCGTTCACCAAAGGACAAGTACATTGTTATGGATTCGGTGAGCAAGGACACAGTTTGGTGGTCGACCATTGGGAAAAATGATAACAAACCCATTTCCCCAGAGGTATGGAATCATCTTCATGATGTGATTGTCAGCCAGTTAACCGGTAAAAAGCTTTATGTTGTAGATGCTTATTGTGGTGCAAATCCTGATACGCGTTTGAATGTACGTTTTATCATGGAGGTAGCATGGCAAGCTCATTTTGTGAAGAATATGTTCATTCGTCCGAGTGATGAAGAACTGGCAGGCTTCAAACCTGATTTTGTGGTGTTAAATGGTTCCAAGACGACCAACCCGAATTGGAAGGAACAGGGCTTAAATTCAGAGAATTTTGTTGCTTTCAATCTTACAGAAAGAATGCAATTGATTGGAGGATCCTGGTATGGAGGTGAGATGAAGAAAGGGATTTTCTCTATGATGAATTATTTCCTTCCCTTAAAAGGAATTGCTTCAATGCATTGTTCAGCAAATATGGGTAAAGAGGGTGATGTAGCGATCTTTTTCGGACTTTCAGGTACCGGGAAGACCACTTTGTCGGCTGACCCAAAAAGGGCTCTTATTGGTGATGATGAGCATGGATGGGATGATGATGGTGTTTTCAATTTTGAAGGAGGTTGCTATGCTAAATGTATCAACTTAAGCAAGGAGAATGAGCCGGATATTTATGCTGCTATTCGTCGTGATGCACTTCTTGAGAATGTAGTACTTAAAGCTGATGGGACACCTGATTTTGCTGATTCATCCAAGACTGAAAATACAAGGGTTTCTTATCCAATCTATCACATAAACAATATTGTAAAACCTGTTTCCAAAGGAGGTCATGCTACAAAAGTGATCTTCCTCACAGCAGATGCATTCGGAGTATTACCTCCGGTATCTATTCTTGATGCTGATCAGACCAAGTATCATTTCCTTTCTGGCTTCACCGCTAAGCTTGCTGGCACCGAAAGAGGAGTTACTTCGCCACAACCTACTTTTTCAGCATGTTTTGGAAATGCCTTTCTTTCCCTGCATCCCACAAAGTATGCTGTTGAACTGGTAAAGCGAATGGAAAAATCCAATGCGAAGGCTTACCTGGTAAATACGGGTTGGAATGGCACCGGGAAAAGAATTTCCATTAAGGATACCCGTGGTATAATTGATGCCATCCTGGATGGGAGTATTGATCATGTACCCACCAAAAAACTCTCCTATTTCAACCTTACCATTCCTACAGAGTTACATGGAGTAAACACCGGAGTGCTTGACCCTAAAATGACCTATGCCCAGCCTGAAGAGTGGGAAGAAAAAGCTAAAGACCTGGCTAAAAGGTTTATCGACAACTTTGCCAAATACACAGATAATGAAGAAGGCAAGCGATTAGTTGAAGCCGGCCCGAAACTCTGA
- a CDS encoding sigma-70 family RNA polymerase sigma factor, with protein sequence MEAPFVSDQELISDYLSGNHSSLEVLITRHKQKVYSYILLVVRDRHLADDIFQDTFIKVINTLRSGTYKEEGKFIQWVMRIAHNLIIDFYRKSKRIPVVENNQEDGDIFDNLRIIDDSIEERIIVDQIHEDVRRLINYLPEEQREVLLMRHYADMSFKDIAEQTDVSINTALGRMRYALINLRKMIDRKEITLTV encoded by the coding sequence ATGGAAGCCCCCTTTGTTAGCGATCAGGAGCTAATAAGCGATTATCTGTCAGGTAATCACTCTAGTCTCGAGGTCCTTATTACACGCCACAAGCAAAAAGTATATTCTTACATTCTACTTGTTGTCAGAGACAGGCATCTGGCTGATGACATTTTCCAGGATACCTTTATTAAGGTTATTAACACCTTGAGATCGGGAACCTATAAAGAAGAAGGTAAGTTTATTCAATGGGTTATGCGCATTGCCCATAACCTGATTATTGATTTCTACCGTAAATCCAAGAGGATTCCTGTAGTTGAAAACAACCAGGAAGATGGGGACATCTTTGATAATCTGAGGATTATTGATGATTCTATTGAAGAAAGGATCATCGTTGACCAGATTCATGAGGATGTGAGACGCCTGATTAATTATTTACCCGAAGAACAACGGGAAGTATTACTGATGCGTCATTACGCTGATATGAGCTTTAAGGATATTGCCGAACAAACAGATGTTAGTATCAATACTGCTCTGGGAAGGATGCGCTATGCCCTTATCAATCTAAGAAAGATGATTGACAGGAAAGAAATTACGCTGACTGTCTAA
- a CDS encoding ABC-F family ATP-binding cassette domain-containing protein: MLNILQAEHLSKSYGEKVLFDDISFGIEKGQKVALIARNGTGKSTLMKILTGLDAADSGKVTIRNGIRISFLDQDPPFSNDITVLDAIFSSENEALRALHDYELSLEQMRLNPGPVSDRRLSESMQRMDAHRGWDYETRAKEILGQFAIHDLSQPIRELSGGQKKKIALAHALIGEPDLLLLDEPTNHLDFEMIEWLEEYLSRESLSLLLVTHDRYFLDSVCDTILEMERNTIFPYRGGYSYYLEKKAEKELSEELSQEKAKNLYRVELEWMRRMPKARTTKSKSRITAFDDVKDKANRKNAEKNIEFGVNANPLGGKIIEVDNITKRFGNFTAVDDFSYIFKRGEKIGVLGLNGSGKSTLLNIISGQMRPDIGKISTGQTVVMGYYTQEGLKPKEDLRVIDIVKSVAEEIQLKKGSMSASQFLHHFNFSYPVQQAYFSSLSGGEKRRLYLLLQLIKNPNFLILDEPTNDLDIQTLQVLEEFLIEFQGCLLIVSHDRFLLDKLCDHVFVFEGNGKIKDFYGNYSQYYQFRIRDQKQLKQLQALEDKTPKVNREKKGPIKPSYKQLKEFEGLESLINQLEEEKQLVLQKLNDGTAPIDELNTLSMRYNELDKEIEIKTLLWMELGEIIDNTGKTE; the protein is encoded by the coding sequence ATTTTGAATATTCTACAAGCAGAACATCTTTCCAAGTCCTATGGTGAAAAGGTATTATTTGATGATATCAGTTTTGGTATTGAGAAAGGTCAGAAGGTCGCCCTGATTGCAAGAAACGGCACAGGGAAGAGTACATTAATGAAGATTTTAACAGGATTGGATGCTGCGGATTCTGGAAAAGTGACCATCAGAAACGGGATAAGGATATCATTTCTCGACCAGGATCCTCCTTTTTCAAATGATATTACGGTTTTGGATGCCATCTTCTCTTCTGAGAATGAGGCATTAAGGGCTTTGCATGATTATGAATTATCCCTTGAGCAGATGAGGCTTAACCCCGGACCTGTAAGCGACAGGAGATTAAGTGAGAGTATGCAAAGGATGGACGCTCACAGAGGATGGGATTATGAAACCCGTGCTAAGGAAATACTTGGGCAATTTGCCATTCATGATCTCTCGCAGCCAATCCGGGAGTTATCGGGCGGACAGAAGAAGAAAATTGCGCTGGCACATGCATTGATTGGAGAACCGGACTTACTACTGCTTGATGAGCCTACCAATCATCTTGATTTTGAAATGATTGAATGGTTGGAAGAATACCTTTCGAGAGAGTCACTGAGTTTACTGTTAGTTACTCATGATCGCTATTTCCTGGATAGTGTGTGTGATACTATCCTTGAAATGGAGCGAAATACAATTTTTCCTTATCGTGGGGGCTACTCTTATTACCTGGAGAAAAAGGCTGAGAAAGAGCTTTCTGAAGAACTTTCTCAAGAGAAGGCTAAAAACCTCTATCGTGTTGAGCTGGAATGGATGCGCAGGATGCCCAAAGCCCGGACAACCAAATCGAAATCGAGGATTACAGCCTTTGATGATGTTAAGGATAAAGCTAACCGAAAGAATGCGGAAAAGAACATTGAGTTTGGTGTAAATGCGAACCCATTGGGCGGCAAGATCATTGAAGTGGATAATATCACTAAACGATTTGGGAATTTTACAGCAGTTGACGACTTTTCCTACATTTTCAAACGGGGAGAGAAGATTGGGGTTTTAGGTCTGAATGGTTCGGGAAAATCAACCCTTTTAAATATTATATCAGGCCAAATGAGGCCCGATATAGGTAAAATTTCAACAGGCCAAACTGTTGTCATGGGTTATTATACCCAGGAAGGATTAAAGCCGAAAGAAGATCTCCGGGTTATCGATATAGTAAAATCAGTTGCGGAGGAGATACAGCTAAAGAAAGGAAGTATGTCGGCTTCTCAGTTCCTGCATCATTTCAACTTCAGTTATCCTGTTCAACAAGCCTATTTCAGTAGTTTGAGCGGGGGTGAAAAAAGACGTTTGTACCTGCTTCTTCAATTAATAAAAAACCCCAATTTCCTGATCCTTGATGAACCGACCAATGACCTGGACATTCAAACACTGCAGGTATTAGAGGAATTTCTCATTGAATTTCAGGGCTGTTTATTGATAGTTTCCCATGATCGTTTTTTACTCGATAAATTATGTGATCATGTATTTGTTTTTGAAGGGAATGGCAAAATCAAGGATTTCTATGGAAATTACAGCCAGTATTACCAATTTCGAATCCGTGATCAGAAACAGCTGAAACAGTTACAGGCCTTAGAAGATAAAACACCTAAAGTAAACAGGGAAAAGAAAGGTCCGATTAAGCCTAGTTATAAGCAATTAAAGGAATTCGAAGGGCTTGAATCCCTTATTAATCAATTAGAAGA
- the uvrA gene encoding excinuclease ABC subunit UvrA, with protein MSVYDIDQLDPRKFILIKGARVNNLKNLSVAIPRNSLTVITGLSGSGKSSLAFDTLYADGQRRYVESLSAYARQFLGRMSKPEVDYIKGIAPAIAIEQKVNTRNPRSTVGTSTEIYEYIKLLFSRIGKTYSPISGNQVKRHSVTDVVDAIKAFPNGTRVLVFCPIVPKEERSLKEHLTVILQQGFSRILHHGETRKLEDVIQESEHLAASELFILIDRFTVNQSDDDFTSRVADSVQTAFFEGGGSCFIDYQYDDIKGQEEFSNRFELDGICFEEPSVHLFSFNNPYGACKTCEGFGSVIGIDEDLVIPDKSLSVYEDAVACWKGEKMSEYKNELLKYAHKFDFPVHKSYFELTAAQRNLLWDGNQYFEGIRSFFNMVESQTFKIQYRVMLSRYRGKTICPDCKGTRLRKDANYVKIGGISVTDLVLMPVSGSLEFMDQLALSEFDQKVAGRLIIEIRNRLKYLSNVGLSYLTLNRLSNTLSGGESQRINLSTSLGSSLVGSMYILDEPSIGLHPRDTHLLIDVIKGLRDIGNTVIVVEHEEEVIRAADQIIDIGPLAGSHGGELVFQGTMKELESDTKSLTGKYLRGELKIEVPPSRRRWHDYIEVKGVRENNLKNINVRFPLKALTVVTGVSGSGKTSLIKRVLYPAIKKMFGGYGERTGKFDKIEGDYSRISNIEMIDQNPIGRSSRSNPATYVKAYDEIRNLYSDQPLSKLRGYKPGYFSFNIEGGRCEECEGDGIVKVEMQFMADIHLTCDSCKGKRFKEEVLDIKFHEHSISDILGLTIEQAIEFFMSHESHHSSCHKIVTKLKPLADVGLGYLKLGQSSDTFSGGEAQRIKLASFLTKGISDSPTLFIFDEPTTGLHFHDISKLLIAFNELILRGHTVIVIEHNPEVIKTADWVIDLGPEGGDAGGYLVFEGTPEELVKCENSYTGKFLKDKLTRPKT; from the coding sequence ATGTCAGTTTACGATATTGATCAGTTAGATCCACGGAAATTTATACTGATAAAAGGGGCCAGGGTGAATAACCTGAAAAACCTTTCAGTTGCCATACCGCGGAATTCACTGACCGTGATTACAGGGTTATCAGGATCTGGAAAATCGTCATTGGCATTTGATACTTTGTATGCTGACGGGCAGAGAAGATATGTGGAGAGCCTGAGTGCATATGCCAGGCAGTTTCTAGGAAGGATGAGCAAACCGGAGGTGGATTATATCAAAGGTATTGCCCCGGCCATTGCTATTGAGCAGAAGGTAAATACAAGGAATCCCCGATCAACCGTAGGCACATCTACAGAGATCTATGAATATATTAAATTGTTATTCTCAAGGATAGGAAAGACTTATTCTCCCATCTCCGGCAACCAGGTGAAACGGCATTCGGTGACAGATGTAGTTGATGCTATTAAAGCTTTTCCAAACGGCACCAGGGTTTTAGTCTTTTGTCCGATTGTACCCAAGGAAGAAAGAAGCCTGAAGGAGCATTTGACTGTAATTCTTCAGCAGGGTTTCTCAAGGATTTTACATCATGGAGAAACCAGGAAATTGGAAGATGTTATACAGGAATCTGAGCATCTAGCGGCTTCGGAGCTTTTCATCCTGATAGACAGATTTACGGTGAATCAATCAGATGATGATTTTACTTCCAGGGTGGCAGATTCAGTTCAGACTGCATTTTTTGAAGGAGGTGGAAGCTGTTTTATTGATTATCAATATGATGATATCAAAGGCCAGGAGGAATTCAGTAATCGTTTTGAATTGGATGGGATTTGCTTTGAAGAGCCTTCAGTTCACTTATTCAGCTTTAATAACCCTTACGGAGCCTGTAAAACCTGCGAAGGCTTCGGGAGTGTAATTGGGATCGATGAAGATCTTGTGATCCCTGACAAAAGCCTGTCAGTTTATGAGGATGCTGTTGCCTGCTGGAAGGGTGAAAAGATGAGTGAGTACAAGAACGAACTCCTGAAGTATGCCCATAAGTTTGATTTTCCTGTTCATAAATCATATTTTGAGCTTACCGCAGCCCAGCGAAACCTGCTATGGGATGGAAATCAGTATTTTGAAGGGATTCGATCCTTTTTCAATATGGTAGAAAGCCAGACCTTTAAAATTCAGTACAGGGTCATGTTATCCCGGTATCGGGGCAAAACAATTTGTCCTGATTGCAAAGGAACGCGTTTGAGAAAGGATGCCAACTATGTGAAGATTGGAGGCATTTCAGTTACTGACCTTGTATTAATGCCAGTTTCCGGCTCCCTGGAATTTATGGATCAGCTGGCATTATCTGAATTCGACCAAAAAGTTGCCGGAAGGCTTATTATTGAAATCAGGAACCGTTTAAAGTACTTATCAAATGTAGGCCTCTCCTACCTGACGCTTAATCGATTGTCAAACACACTATCAGGGGGAGAATCCCAAAGAATCAATTTATCCACTTCATTAGGAAGTAGCCTTGTCGGATCTATGTATATCCTTGATGAACCCAGTATTGGGCTACATCCCAGGGATACCCACTTATTGATTGACGTTATCAAAGGATTAAGGGATATAGGCAACACCGTGATTGTGGTGGAGCATGAGGAGGAAGTTATCCGTGCGGCTGACCAGATTATTGACATTGGCCCTTTGGCAGGCAGCCATGGCGGGGAATTGGTATTCCAGGGAACAATGAAAGAACTGGAATCTGACACAAAAAGTCTCACCGGAAAGTATCTCAGGGGTGAGTTGAAAATTGAAGTGCCCCCCTCTCGCCGCAGATGGCATGATTATATTGAAGTTAAAGGTGTAAGGGAAAATAATTTAAAGAATATCAATGTACGATTCCCATTGAAGGCACTGACTGTTGTTACCGGTGTAAGCGGTTCAGGAAAAACATCATTAATAAAGAGGGTTTTATACCCGGCCATAAAGAAGATGTTTGGAGGCTATGGTGAACGTACCGGCAAATTTGATAAGATTGAAGGAGATTATAGCAGGATCAGTAATATAGAAATGATCGATCAGAACCCAATCGGCCGATCTTCCCGCTCGAATCCGGCAACATATGTAAAAGCCTACGACGAAATAAGGAATCTATATTCCGACCAGCCTTTATCCAAGTTAAGAGGCTATAAACCCGGCTATTTTTCATTCAATATTGAAGGCGGACGTTGTGAGGAATGTGAAGGGGATGGAATTGTTAAAGTAGAAATGCAATTTATGGCTGATATCCATCTGACTTGTGATTCCTGCAAAGGAAAGCGATTCAAGGAAGAAGTACTGGACATTAAATTTCATGAGCATAGCATTTCAGATATTTTAGGGTTGACCATAGAGCAAGCCATAGAGTTTTTTATGTCCCATGAATCACATCACAGCAGTTGCCATAAGATAGTTACCAAACTTAAACCACTGGCTGATGTTGGATTAGGCTACTTAAAACTCGGACAGTCGTCGGACACTTTTTCAGGTGGAGAAGCGCAGCGTATCAAACTGGCTTCATTTTTAACCAAAGGAATTTCGGATTCCCCTACCCTGTTTATTTTTGATGAGCCTACCACCGGACTACATTTTCATGATATCAGCAAGCTACTCATTGCATTCAATGAACTGATCCTCAGGGGGCACACAGTTATTGTTATCGAGCATAATCCGGAAGTGATCAAAACTGCTGATTGGGTGATTGACCTGGGACCTGAGGGAGGAGATGCTGGTGGTTATCTAGTATTTGAAGGAACTCCCGAGGAGCTTGTAAAATGTGAAAATTCTTATACCGGCAAATTTCTGAAAGATAAACTGACTCGCCCAAAAACTTAG